ACAGAACTAGGATGGGGGTCAATCGAGGAGTGGGCGGTCATGGCGGAAGAGGACGACGAAGGCGCCGAGAACGGCGGTACCGGGCTTCCGGCCAGCCTGGAAATGGCCTGGGGCCTGCGCGAACGCCCCGGCAAGGGGCCGCGCCCCACGCTCACGCTGCCGCGCATCGTGGAGACGGCCGTGACACTGGCCGCCCGTGAGGGCATCGACGCCGTCTCCATGGGGCGGGTGGCCAAGGAGCTGGGCGTCTCGACGATGTCCCTCTACCGGTACGTCACGGCCAAGGAGGAGCTCTACATCCTCATGTCGGACGCGGGCGTCGGCGCCCCGCCGGCGCTGCCGCCGGAGGCGGCGGGGTGGGGCTGGCGCGAGCTGCTGACGCAGTGGGCGTACGCGCAGCGGGCCGTCCTGATGGCCAACCCCTGGATTCTGCGTATCCCGATCACCGGGGCGCCGGTCAGCCCGAACCAGCTGGCCTGGATGGAACGCGGGCTCGCGGCGCTGGCGGGCACCGGCATGAGCGAGGGCGAGAAGATCTCGACGATCATCCTCATCGGCGGCCTGGTCCGCAACGAGGCGACGATGGCCGCCGACATGATGGACGCCATCATCAAGTCGGGAGTCTCACCGGACCAGGTCCTGGGCCAGTACGTACGCACGCTGCGGCTGATGACCGCCCCGGACACCCACCCGGCGGTGACGCGACTGCTGGAGTCGGACGCCTTCACGGGCTCCGACGAACCGGACTTCCAGTTCGGCTTCGGCCTCGGCCGCATCCTGGACGGCCTGGCGGCCCTGGTCGCGGGTCGGGAAGGGGCGGGGGAGGGCTGAGGGGGAGGGGGGAGGGCTTAGGGGGCGGGGCTTCGGGAGGTGGGGCGGTGGCTTCGAGGGGGCGGGAGCCACCCCGGGCGGTGTCGGTGAGGTTCTGGGGGTTTCCCGTCAGTCCCATCGTCTCTCCGCGTCGGGCCGGCCCGTCAAGGGCGCTCCCGTTGGTCGCGTCGCTATGCGAGGGCCTTCGGCCCCCCTTGACCGACCGTCCCGCCACGGAAATCCGAAAGACTGCCGGGAAGCCCCCAGAGGAACGGGCCGGCCATCCAGAGACACCCAAGGCGGTCGGCGCCGCGCACCCGGAGCCAGGAGCGCCCCAAATCGCTACGCGCTCCCGAAGGATGGCGCCTGCGAGTCCCTGGGGCTGGGCATAAGCCGCCCCAGATCGCTACGCGCTCCTCGATCACGCGTCCGCAAGCCTCTTGGGCTGGAC
This DNA window, taken from Streptomyces sp. TN58, encodes the following:
- a CDS encoding TetR/AcrR family transcriptional regulator, yielding MAEEDDEGAENGGTGLPASLEMAWGLRERPGKGPRPTLTLPRIVETAVTLAAREGIDAVSMGRVAKELGVSTMSLYRYVTAKEELYILMSDAGVGAPPALPPEAAGWGWRELLTQWAYAQRAVLMANPWILRIPITGAPVSPNQLAWMERGLAALAGTGMSEGEKISTIILIGGLVRNEATMAADMMDAIIKSGVSPDQVLGQYVRTLRLMTAPDTHPAVTRLLESDAFTGSDEPDFQFGFGLGRILDGLAALVAGREGAGEG